From the Lathyrus oleraceus cultivar Zhongwan6 chromosome 3, CAAS_Psat_ZW6_1.0, whole genome shotgun sequence genome, the window GGAAATaatttttaatgcattttatgACTTGCCAATCGATTGACAACATGCGCCAATCGATTGGTGGACTCAGAAATAATCGATTATTGAATTATATATGGTAAGAAAAGATATCTAGTTGTCATCCATTATTAAGATGAGGTCCTAATCATTTAGGGATAATTTTTGAACTCTCTCAATCAATTGGGATAAAGTGCTAATCGATTAGAAAACACAAAAATTTGTCCAGATCTTTTCAGACAGCTTCGAACTTATCTGACACGACTTCAAGAtatttttggaaatgttttattgagaaaaaccagtttaaaaaatatttttgtgtgtgtctgATTCAGCCACGCACTTTTACGAGAACGCCCTTATGATTTAAAGAGTATTCACTTAGACTAATCAAGGCAGGGTTTTCTTGTACTTCAGAATGTTGTCGGATGCTTTCTTTCTTGTAGACACTTGTCTGAGTTTACTTGAGATGAGGCTTTAGTTATATTCCATTTGGTTTCCATCATCGGATAGTCAAGTCCAacaaaccctaattctttgacTTGCATCTTTAACCGCTAATACTTGAGTTGTCATCATGAAAAGTTGTTGTCCTTGTTAAAGGCATGTAACCTGTAAACAGGAtttcacattctcccccttttttatgatgacaacacATCTCTCAAGGGAGGTGGTAAAATAAAATAACACATATGTGTTTGGAGTAACTTAACTCCCTGTGAGTTAAATAGAGAATATACTCTACTCCCCCTGAGAGTATATTTCTCCCCCTTTGTTGAAATGAAAAAGGAGGGTAAGGATGAATTTCATAAAGTATAAATATGCAAACATAGGCAATTAAACAGAATGGAGAAACATTGTCTTATTCATTGAAGATAAAATTCTTAGAATTCAAAGTACAAGAATGAAATTTGCAGAATTGAAATATTGAGAAAAAATAAATAACAGATTGGTAAACAAAAAAACATATAAGTGAGATCATTTGATCTCATAAGCATCACCTTTAATTGCCATGGTTTTCTTCATGTCCTCGGCTAGGTTTTGACATACTCAGTGTGTTCATCTTCTCATTCTTCCCTTAATGATGAGTCTTCCTCTATTTATCCATACTTGATATGAACTATAGTCTCTATAAGGATGGTATAGGTGATTTTATGGTTTGTTGAGTCTTCTGTTTCCTCCATGGTGTTAATGTTGAAGGTAGCCAGGAGTCTTGTGATGATTGGTCCATAGGGTAGTCATGCGGATGGTATTTCTTTGCATCAGATCATGTGGTTGAACATTCCTTCTACCCAATTGGTTCAAATTTATTTGGTCAGGAGCCACAAGCATACTACATCTTCCCAAACTACATACACATGGTTTATGATCGTTGGGAAGAGGATCCTAGTGAGAAGGTAGTGGGGGATATGATCCTAAATTTTGGCTTCAGTTGAATGTATTTGAAGGGGACTTTCTTATTTTCCATAGGCCTGATGACAAAGGCGTTGATGACAATAGAGTGTTTGATGTTTTTAAAGCATATTGGTTTATCAATGGTGTATGATATCTATTCAGTTGACAGCTCAAAAATTCTCCTAAAATGATCTTTGTGAATTGCGATTTCCACTCCTCTTATAGATGTTCTCAAAGAGGTTTCTACAAGTTTCAGGTTTAGGTATAACTCTCTTACTAAGTTTAGGAAGGTCATATCTAGTATTTGGGTGAAGAGATATTTGAGGAAAGCTTAATAAATTTGGTTATAAGGCTTGTAGCTCTTAAAGAGACTTGGTTCCATGTACCAAGGTTAAAGTACTTTCTTAGCTATAATTGTCATATTCTCTTCTTGCTTGCGGTTTATCAAACCCGTGGTGAACATATTTCTTCTTGGTGTTTCTATGAGATTTTGGCTTGAGGAGGCCATGGTGCTACTTATGGCTGAGGAACTAACAAGAAAGGATGTAAGAAGGTATGAATTTTTGAGATGCAAGAAATAGTGAAGGAAGCATACCTATTTATAATGTGCCTTCTGAAGATTTGATCATGTATTCCTGGAAAGCATTCAATGAAGATTGTgctattaaaaatcaaataaaaaaaattccATATTGTGTATCTCAATCCATTGGCTAGGGGCTCCAATCAATTGGTTCACCAGATATTTCAGGGTTTTGTATGTTCTTCATCAAGCAGGAATTTTGTTTGGTTGAGGCAAAAGTTTGGCTTGGATTTGATTTGAAAATTTGCACGTCAAGCTATTCAAATCGAGTGTCTTAGTTTGCTACTCGATTGGGCTTACATAGTTAAGTCTACTTAGTGCATTTTTGGGTCTTAGGCTAAATTTGGTTGCTTTTCTACACCCATGTTAAGCTTACTTGCACCTCATTTCTAAAAACACTTGAGATACTCATCTTTTGGGTTAGAAAATATTTTATTTACATGAGCAAAATTAAATTTATCATTTTTAAGGGTTAATCAAAGTTGTCCGATTAAGTTATCCTTAAAATGATGTATACCTCTTTTTATCAAGATTTCTTGATAAACACTTCCCTTATAGGGGAACACCAATCATAATATGGTGTATCATTCTCTATACATTGTTGGATATGAGAACTCACTTATGTTTTACAGAGTATTCACTCAAACTAATTGAGGCAAAACTATTTTGTACTTTAAGACTTTGTCGAATGTTTTATTTCTTAAAGACATTTGCTTGAGTTTACTTGAGATAAGACTTGAGTTATATTCCATTTGGTTGCCATCACCGGATAGTCAAGTCCAACAAACCCTAATTATTTGCTTTGCATCTTTAACTGCTTAACTGTTTGTACTTGACTTGTCATCATCAGTTATCTTCATCAAAAGTTGGTATTCTTTTGAAGGCATATCACCTACAAAACAAGATTCCACAATGTTGAACTCATTATCCAGACTCTTTGAGAATTTCAAGGATGCTCTTATTTATAATAAGAAGACACTATCACCTTGGAGGAGGTTAAATTGGCCATCTGAATTAATGAGTTGACCAAGATGAAAGAGATGATAGTTGACGATAATGCTGAAGGCTTGAGTGTTTTAAGAGGAAGGAGTGAGAGTAGAGAAAACCAAAAGAGAAATATGATTCGGAGTTAAAATGCTTCATTTTTCATCAAATCAGTTATTTCAATAAGGTTTGTTTCGAGATTGGAGACATAGATGATTTTGTTCAAATTGTGGTTGTCTCATATGAGGATGGTTATGATAATGTTAGAGCAGTAGTGGTGATGAGTGTGAAGACAAAATAAGTTAGGTCATGGGCTTAAGATGTTTTATCACATGTGCCTAAGTAAAGAATATTTTGAAGCTTTTGAGACGAAAGAAAGATGGAGTCCTTCGACTCGGTAACAACAAGGTTTGCAACTTTCATAGTATTGGTACACTTAGACTTCAAATTTTCAATGATCGTGAGTTCCTTCTATGCAATGTAAGGTATGTTACCTAGCTTAAGTGAAATTCGTTGTCTATAAGCAAGTTCAATGATTCAGGAAACTACACTAAAAATGAACGTGGAATGTTGAAAACTTCGCAAGGTGCTTTGATTATAGCTAGAGGATCTTAAATTTGTGGGTTATATATTTTAGATGGTTCCATTGTTTTTGTTCATGCATCATTACCTATTTAGGATTTCTTAACAAAATTAAGCTGTAACATTTGAGAATAGGGTACGTTAGTGAAAGAGGTTTGGATGAGGGTGGAAATAGGTCGGGTTAAGTTAGGTTTTGTCAAGCCTGGGCTTGACCTACTAAAAAATTCAAATCCTAAGTCTACCTTGTAGTCTATCATAAACTAATTTTTAGGTCTGAGTTTAGCCTTTTTCGAATGTCTGATTGGCCAAGTAGCCTACTTAAAAACTTATTTCATTTGAACGTTTATAAATAAGAAATCCAACTAATGTTAAATAGACTAAACAATTAAAGATCAATTAGACTAAATATTTATTTTCATTGACTCATTTAAGTTTACCGATTAGCATAAGTTTGGTGGTACTATTTGTTTGAGAGAACTTTTGAAAACAACTTATAACATTGTTCATAAGGTTTTTTCAACTTATTTTCTTAAGTTCTTCAAgataattaatattttttgtattttaattcaaagtacaaaatacaatataataataataaacttatttatttttatttaaatagGTCGGTCTGGTAGGCTTAAAAGACTTTTTACGGTTTGTGGCCCAACTTTTTTAGGTAAATAGGCTTATAAAAAAACTCAGGCATTTTCTATTTAAGAAAAAGTTGAGCATTTCTAACGCACTCTATATGTTTCTACTGCACCACGCGAATTTCCAAAAATGCCCCCTGTTTTCGGAAATGCATCTCCGGACGCATCTTTTGCATACTCAACAAAGGTCATTCTGAGACGCGCCCTACAAGTTGGGTTATTTTTATTTCGGAAATGCATCTCTGGAACATTTTAAGAAATACCTTATTTATTTACCAGTTCAGTAGAATTTCCGAAGATTCATCTCcgaaattttgaaattttctaTAACCTTTGTATGTCAGATAtttccagagatgcatctccaaaaatATCTGATAAAAGAAGAAGTTGCATGATAACACAAACCATTGTTGTCGTAGTTGGTTTTCAACCAAACCCTTCCCCAGAAAACCTTCTATTCTCAATCCATATTTCACTCCAAATCTCCATTCTTTTGATTCATCAAATCATAAGAAGCAAAAGAAGATAAAATTTCAAGTAAAAATCATTCATTTTCCTCTGTATTGCTCACATTAATCATGCTTTTTTTATAGAAAAAAAGAGCGTCGTGTCCGGAAATGTATCTTTAGAACGAGGATGAACTTGTCTGGAGATGAATCTCCGAAAGTTGTCTGTGTTTGATTTCTAGTTATGTCTTCAGCAGTAGCGCTTATATGTTGTTATGTTGTAATTGTTTTCATTAGAACAATTGAGGAAGATTGCCTATCCGGAAACCACTGGCATGAAACCGCCCTCCCAACCGGTAAAAACAAAAGGTGCTCCGAAGAAAATGAAGCCTACACCGAATGACAATTCGATTACACGATCTCCTTCATATTTTGAACGTGTTGACAAAGTTTTTCCAGACTCATCAACTCCAAAATCTCAAAAGAGTGTTGTCAAAGGGAGCTTGCATTAGCAAACCACCTCTGATGCCGCCTCCGCCAAAGATTCCATTCATTGACGAGATATCAATTTTTATGCACAAATATATCGAGCGGATCGTCAATATTGTGGGGGACGGTAATTGAGGTTAGAGTCGTTTCAGCTTTACTCAGTAAAAGAGAAGATAGTCATACAGTTGTCTGCCATCAACTTATCCAAGAGTTGAAGACCATAAAGAATCATACACATAGTTGCACGAAAATAAAGAAAAATTTGATGAAGTTTATATGTCTCTTGTTCCTTGCCTTAGTGGTCTGACACCGAAGGAAAAATTGATGAGCTTCTCTGAAATGAGTCACCTCGTAGCATGTGTGTATGATAAGGTGTGCATTGATCTTACACACTACGGTTTTTCAGAAACCTTTTTCCCACTATGCATTGTCCCACGTCAAAATCCAAATGATCGTACCATGTGTATTTGGTGGCTTTCAAAATCAATTCATTTTATTCAAGTTTACTTGAAACCGGGATGCTCTATACCACTTACATCACCTGAGTGGACGACTCATTCAACCATAAAAGTCGAGATTTGGACGAATCATTTTATCGAAAGGATGCAAGAATTCGAGAAATTGAACAACATTAAAAAAGAATCAAATGCACAAACGTCCAAGGGGGTACCACCAATAGATTTAGCCGGCGACATATGTTTCGATTCGTTTTAATTTCTTGTTTTACCGGACAAATAAGTGTATACAATTGTGTCTCAATATAAATAAAGTGTTACATATTCACCAATTATTCATATTTTGTCTTAATGCATTTTTTATCTTCCCTGTAATAATATTTGTGTTTTTCGTAAATGAAAAAACATGTTTTGTTTTAGGGTTCTGTTTTGAAACTAGTTCAGGAGAAgttccggagatgcatctccggaacaAGATAATAGGGTGCGGTTCCAAAGATATATCTTCAGAATCAGCATGTCAGTCGTCATTGAGTGGTCCATATTAATCTATGACTTCTATAAATTAAGGTGCTCTTATGTTATATTTCACACAAATTGAAAATGTCTAAAATATCACAAATAAACATTGACCGATATGTCGCAAATACCTTGTTATCCAACTCTACACATGGGTGCATGTTCAAGCTCAATGACTTCACCTCCCTCAAAGATATCAAAGACAAATCCATTATCTCCTACCTTATGAAGACAATCGAAAGATTGTGAATCTCGAGTATCATTCACCGTCGATTGGTAATGGAGGGAAGATTGAGTTTAGCAAATTTTAGCTCAAGACGCAAGAGGATGTAAAGGCTACGTGGAATACGTTTTTCCATTTCGAAATAAAAGTTTCGCTCAAGTTGGAAGCGACGATTTCAAGATCGGTCGAAGATATTCTGAAGATGTTGAAGCGTCCACCTGGATATTGAAGTGTAATGTCACATTTTATGTTGAACTTATATATGTTTTTGGATCTGGTACTGATGTGTCTGTCTTACGGAAATGTAACTACATGAAAttttcggagatacatctccgaaatAAAATAAACCAAACAATAGGGCGTCACTCTGAATGGTCTTACTTGAATGTATGTTGGGGTGcatccgaagatgcatctctggaaaTAAAGGCTATTTGTGGAAATTCGTATGGTGTAGTAGAAACTTATAGGATGCATTAAGAAATTGTCAAAAAGTTTGCCCTGGTATGGGCCTGTGTAGGATGGGTCATAGGTCCCTATTAATTGTTCTGGCCTATTCCCACCCTAAAGCTAACGAAATAATATTTACTAGTAAGTGAGAAATTGAATAATCTAGAATTTGTTAGGCTTAATACATATTGTAGTCACTTAACTTAATTTAATGTTCCGCTTTATTCCGTTAACTAAAATACATTACAAGTTAATCCTTTAACTTTACTTCCGTTATCCTATTTGGTCACTTCCGTCAATTTCTTGAGAAAAAAAAACATTAAATTCCAGTTTGGTCACTTCTGTCAATTTAACTGAGAAGTGATTAATTATGTCAATTTTTTATCATTGCCTATTAAGAAGAAGAAAAACACGGTGAAGTGTAAGAGTGAGTGTATAGTAGATGGTTTGAGTATCCTCACTCATATCCATTGATCCCGTCAAAGGTGAAAACTCATGTGTATGCTTCCTATTTCTTTATAGGAAGTAGAAGCAGATGCATTAATGAGTAATGCAATTGGTTGTGAAACAATCATGAAAAATAGACTAATTTGAGCTTTTGTCCTTGTCCATGTATTTCTATATTGAAAATTCATAGGACCAGGATCATTATGAAAAGAGAAAAAATTGCTGTTATGAAAATAAGTTATGACAGTTGCATAACACTGCACCTTAATATCATACTGTTAGTTCCTTTGTTacttcaaatttcaaattcaacacaaaacaatgaagaagaagaaaagataATACTAATTTGAGAATGAACAAAAGGACCATATCATTCATTAACTCTTCTCCATCCATTTCCATTTTACAGTCCGAAACCAAAAACCGAAAAAAAAAACACAGTAAATTACAAGCACAACAAATGGTACAAGAGAAACAGCTTTTCCAATGCCATAATACTCAAACTTAGTAGGATTCTGGTGTGTGTGCAATGAAACTGATGCATTGAACTTGACGAACGTTGTCGAAACCGATGATACGAACGAAAGCTTGAGGGTAAGCGGCAACAACTTCATCAAGCTCCTTCAAGACTTGAGAAGCATCAGTGGTACCAAACATAGGAAGCTTCCACATTGTCCAGTATCTTCCATCATAGTATCCTGGTGACTTGTTGTGCTCACGGTACACAAATCCTTTCTGCAACCAAACAGTCAAAATCAACTCATTACGGTTTCAAACAAAAGTATTTATATAATCATTGAAAAAAGGAATGAATATGAAACCTCCAACTCAAATTCCAAGCATGGAACCCATCCCTTCCTCAGAAGGTATTCAACTTCTTTCAACAATTGATCTCTCGTCAATGGTGGCAAATAGGAAAGAGTCTCAAACTTCTTCTTTCCAATTGGAGGCCACACCTAAATATTCAACATAAACGGTTAACAAACTTGAATCATTACTGATATTcaactatatatatatatgtatatgttTCTGTCACCTGCATGCACTTTACTCTTCCACCATTGCTTGTAATGGAAGTAATGTCAGTGTTGACCTTCTTCACTGGGAATCCAGTCATGGATTTGAGGCCGCCGAATGGAGCCACTGCGGCGGATTGCCCCCTAGAGGCACGGCTGACTGTTGTCACAGCGGAAGAGGATATCATAGAAGCCATTTTTCTCACTTCTGTATGAATTGCAAAGCTTCTGCTAAAACTTGCTATATATAATGTTTTTATTTATCTATTTCCAATATTATGGTCTTAATATTGTGGTAATTAGCTACTGCCTAGTACCAATCTTGTTAGATTGTGAAATGATAAACTTTGCAGCCATATTAACCACACAAGATTGAAAAGTTGTGTGTCCTAACCTTATCATTTGCCACCAATAGGATAATGCCACGTGTAAGATGCCCATTAAGCTAACTGAAAAAACTAACAACACTAGAAGGATTAAACATGATCAAACAATAATTAAACTAATGAGATAAGTACATTAGATGTTAGTGTTGACAAACAGATGGCAGGGAAACATTTGCTTTGATGATGAAACTGAATTgaaaaaattaaataaaagagGAAAGTTTTATTAATGATTCATTTGAAAAAATATAAGATGAATCATTAGCTAATATAGACCCAAAGTTACAAGTTTGTTAGAGAAACTATCTCTAATAGATTAGCCCAAATATCTCAACTACCTGACAAACAAATAGAAAAAAAGGAAATTAAGagaataaaaataattaaaaatatattaagTTGTAGCAGCCCCTATAAATTAGAATGAAAGTTAATAATTCCTAGTTTGTGAACAAAAGAGGAGAAGAGACCAAGATGAAGAGTTTTGGTGAAGAGGTATGCAACTTGGTTTTCAGAAATTATGGGCATCAAATGTACGAGGTTGGTTTGCAATTTGTCATGAACGAGGTATGGGAAATGCAGAGATCCTGAAGCAAGTATAGAAACCATCGTGTCTCACATGATGTGTTTGCTAAAGCTCTATACTTTACTTCTGATGAAGATCTAGACACTACATTTTGCTTCTTTGATTTCTAGTTGATTAAAGTGCTTCTAAGGAAAAAGGTAAATCCTATTATAGACCTTATAGTGGTTGGACATGCTCCTTAGTCTGACTTTGTAAAACCAGTAATAGCCAATGTTGAATTCTGCTTGAAATGAAGTTCCATAGCAGAAGCATTCTTGATGTATCTGAGGATCCTGATACCTTCTAGCACAAGTATATTGGTTGGTGTCGTGAAGTATTGGTTTAACCTGCAAACAACAAATATGATATCATGCCTAGAATGAGTGAGATATAATGATTTATCAATGAGACTTTTAAACTCATAAGAGTCAAGAAGAATATGTTCCTTGGCCATATCCAGCTTGCATCCTAGGTGCATGGGAGTGGATGCATGTTTTGTTGCAAGACGACCTGCATCATGTAATAAGTGGAGACTGCATTTTCTTTGACATGAATAAATTCCTTTAAAAGATCTAGTAATCTAAAATCCAAGAAAATATTTGAGATGTCCTAGATCTTTAATGTTAAACTTTGTGTCTAAGATATGTTTAATGTGAGAAAATTCAGCTAAGTCATTTTCTACAAGAATGGGATCACCAACATAAATTAGAATAACAGTAAGAGACTTAACAGTTTTCTTGATAAAAAGAGAGTAGTCTGATTAGTGATAACCTAAAGTAAATAAGGTGGaagcactacgccaaataagggaaaagagggcgcttattttggcctataacagcgcttttaagcgccctctaatctggcgctggcataggtaaagacagcgctttgttctcctggagaaagcgctgtctaaagtggccacattatagtgcgctttaagaaaaaagcgccctctggagtggtccatacagggacaccttagagggcgctttctggaaaaagcgccctctaaagttgtcagtgtaaagtgtttagagggcgctttcaggaaaaagcgccatctaaagttgtcaatgtaaagtgtttagagggcgctttcaggaaaaagcgccctctaaagttgtcaatgtaaagtgtttagagggcactttctggacaaagcgctctctaaagtgttagttattttaaaaaaaattgtttgaaaaacagtggatatatatttaattggtaacctgttcgcatgctgcaaaagtgtaaaattcatattgatttcatcctttaatccaatgttatacaccattaatccattgatatatacaacatgaatccatttatatacaacattaatcctccatatatacaacattaatatatgattctttgatcaacaatatacaacaacatattctcaaagtactacaattaagagaataaaacataacaaccaacacccagtgaccactgtatccaaaagctgtctagtagttctaaccaatactaaacaaaaacgcccatccacccatggtggcaaacatgttctgtatatccaaaagttgtctagtagttctatcgcacatccatacaaaataaggctcaaccaaaacaacagatggcagcataagtagtcccctgcaaaaagaacacgtccaaatgcaaataacacagaactgtcaaaaggcgattgagcaacaaatagtaaacaatggcataaagttaaatgacatagctaatattacctgaattcctgcatggctgttaaggtaaaaatcaaattccctagggtgacaaatgccggtgtctaccacggttcctttgacaatttagaacaacaaaatcagcaaaaagtgataaattcaaatgataatatataccagctgcgttgagaaatatattgaaaaaacctggcataatttttccacttctatcggtctctttggggttgacaggaaagagacgggtgtgatgtctcttttggaccactacaaaagtaactttaggtagatacccatcctctattgagacacaagcctgatgaaaaaaaattaaaaattaaacgcagagaatttagtggtgtattttatgaacgacaaagtaacaagaaatcaactttgagaagtcctaaactctgcctacaatacagggctgcaaagttgatgcaacaaaaaacatataacaatatatggtaagtacctgtatctccgaccatattttttctttgccagccttcaagtccggacttctccaattatcacatgtaatcggaatacgttgtcgaacaaggaaaccaatgtaacttgccaacattgaacccttatcttttgaagatagaattgatatatgtttagatggacatgttccattgtcgtagagggatactttcaaatatccagcatcatcatttacgcgaatgaggcttgacgataatagagcatctccatgtaaacaaatatcaattgatactttcgagcatcccttgccccttgcacgaatgattgacttcataatagccattttacctgtaaaaaagaaaacaattaaaatcagacgttgtcgaacaaggaaaccaatgtaacttgccaacattgaacccttatcttttgaagatagaattgatatatgtttagatggacatgttccattgtcgtagagggatactttcaaatatccagcatcatcatttacgcgaatgaggcttgacgataatagagcatctccatgtaaacaaatatcaattgatactttcgagcatcccttgccccttgcacgaatgattgacttcataatagccattttacctgtaaaaaagaaaacaattaaaatcagatgacaaatgtaaaaacaattaaaatcataaaagtcattttacctgtaataaagaaaacaattaaaatcatttgacctgtacctttttcactaagttctctttcttttcttggttggaatatgttttacatgtctcttaacaacacggacggttggattgatccaaataccctcattatgatcatttctaatatatgaatcatttg encodes:
- the LOC127128735 gene encoding ribulose bisphosphate carboxylase small subunit, chloroplastic 2-like; this translates as MASMISSSAVTTVSRASRGQSAAVAPFGGLKSMTGFPVKKVNTDITSITSNGGRVKCMQVWPPIGKKKFETLSYLPPLTRDQLLKEVEYLLRKGWVPCLEFELEKGFVYREHNKSPGYYDGRYWTMWKLPMFGTTDASQVLKELDEVVAAYPQAFVRIIGFDNVRQVQCISFIAHTPESY